TGTGTATCATGTAGAACTTTGATATGGCCACCAAGTAATATATGTCCAAGGTGCCTCTCTAACAAAATTCGATGGATAGAAATAGATACAAACGGTAAATTGCTCGAATTCTCTGAATCGCTTATCGCTAACAAACCCACCGTATTTGGATTGGTTGAACTTAACGATAACGTACGCTTGTTAGGAAGGATAACATGTAAAGATAATTCCGCATTGAGGAGAGGAATGGATGTAAAGATGATAAGATGCGGCATAGAAGGAAATGACGCATATTACGAATTTCAACCAATATAATCTGCACTGAGCCAAATACGTAAAGTATGCTATCTTTGGAGTATATGAAGAGCATACCATCAGCTAAGCATGGAGATGAATCGATCATTACATTGTTTGGAATTGCCACAATCTTCTTCCATCCTAAGATCTATGTAATAAATATGTCCCTGTAGGGAGCCAAAGAGCAACGCGTTTTCTGTAAGAACAGGCGATGACCAGACTACTCCTGTAGAATACTTTTGCAATTCTCCATCTGTTATCTCAATGACATATGCGTTCTTGTCCAGCGACCTACTACACATGGTGATGAAAACACATTAGTTTACCTATGAATCGAATGTTGACAATGCGGGTGTCTTTGTGGGTGAGCGGAGAGACCATCGTAGGGCTTCCTATATCAATGTGCCACACAGCATTCTTATCATTGATGTTAAGCGAATAGAATATTCCAACTATTTAGGCGACCTACAGCGCTTTCTTGCTAAATATTGGACAGGCAACTATCGCCAAGATGTGCTAACCACAGGAGAAAAGGTCTACTGGAAATCTTTGAAGATGATACACGATTATACATAGAGTTGACCATAAACAAAACTCACACGTTCCCAGATGAATGCAGTAATCACTTTGGATGACTTTGTCCATAAGGCAATTGAACACGAAGGCTTTTAACCTCTTTCCTTTATTTATCTATGGATGAGCTTCAAGAGCTACACTGATGAACGACTGATAACCAGTAGGGATG
This DNA window, taken from Nitrososphaerales archaeon, encodes the following:
- a CDS encoding zinc ribbon domain-containing protein, translating into MEEFVKSLKKGKLTTSFCVSCRTLIWPPSNICPRCLSNKIRWIEIDTNGKLLEFSESLIANKPTVFGLVELNDNVRLLGRITCKDNSALRRGMDVKMIRCGIEGNDAYYEFQPI